A single Lolium perenne isolate Kyuss_39 chromosome 6, Kyuss_2.0, whole genome shotgun sequence DNA region contains:
- the LOC127305627 gene encoding phosphoribosylformylglycinamidine cyclo-ligase, chloroplastic/mitochondrial: MTADRILHLLRSPVASPAATHRRGPLRPQRVGLPSGKRRVAVACSSSTEEDGMTDKDAGVDIDAGTEEDGMTYKDAGVDIDAGTELVRRIRKMAPWIGGFGGLLAYKDDYLVLSTDGVGTKLKLAFETGIHDTVGIDLVAMSVNDILTSGAKPLAFTDYYATSKLDVDLAEKVINGIVDGCKQAGCRLEGGETAEMPGFYAEGEYDLSGFAVGAVEKDKVIDGKNIVEGDILIGLPSSGVHSNGFSLVRRVLDKSGLSLSDQLPGNDGKTTTIGEALMTPTTIYVKQVLEIISKGGVKGLAHITGGGFTDNIPRVFPKGLGAKIFTGSWKVLPVFNWLQQVGKIEDSEMMRTFNMGVGMVLVVSKEAADRIIEEASPAYRIGEVIQGNGVHYV; the protein is encoded by the exons ATGACAGCCGACCGCATCCTCCACCTCCTTCGCTCGCCGGTGGCCTCCCCGGCGGCAACGCACCGCCGGGGCCCTCTCCGACCGCAGCGCGTCGGCCTTCCATCAGGCAAGCGGCGCGTTGCCGTGGCTTGTTCCAGCTCCACCGAGGAGGACGGCATGACTGACAAGGATGCCGGTGTGGACATCGACGCTGGCACCGAGGAGGACGGCATGACTTACAAGGATGCCGGTGTGGACATCGACGCTGGCACCGAGCTCGTGCGCCGCATCCGCAAGATGGCCCCCTGGATAGGCGGCTTCGGCGGTCTCTTAGCCTACA AGGATGATTACCTTGTACTTAGCACTGATGGTGTTGGGACAAAGCTGAAGCTTGCATTTGAAACTGGTATTCATGATACAGTTGGGATTGACCTG GTAGCTATGAGTGTCAATGACATCCTAACTTCAGGTGCAAAACCATTGGCCTTCACAGATTACTACGCTACGAGCAAGCTTGATGTTGATCTTGCAGAGAAG GTTATCAATGGAATTGTGGATGGATGCAAACAAGCAGGCTGTAGACTGGAAGGAGGAGAG ACAGCAGAGATGCCTGGATTCTATGCAGAAGGTGAATACGATCTAAGTGGTTTTGCTGTGGGTGCTGTGGAGAAGGATAAGGTCATCGACGGTAAAAACATTGTGGAGGGAGACATCCTCATTGGTCTTCCTTCAAGTGGGGTTCATTCAAACGGGTTCTCTCTCGTTAGAAG AGTATTGGACAAAAGtgggctctctttgagtgatcagctcccaGGAAATGATGGCAAAACAACTACCATTGGTGAAGCTCTCATGACACCAACTACCATCTATGTTAAGCAG GTGCTTGAGATTATCAGCAAGGGTGGTGTAAAAGGACTAGCCCATATTACTGGTGGTGGCTTCACCGATAATATCCCGAGAGTATTTCCAAAAGGACTTGGGGCAAAGATCTTTACTGGATCGTGGAAAGTGCTACCTGTGTTCAATTGGCTTCAACAG GTTGGAAAGATTGAAGACTCGGAGATGATGCGAACGTTCAATATGGGCGTCGGAATGGTCCTTGTAGTAAGCAAGGAGGCAGCAGACAGAATTATCGAAGAAGCAAGTCCTGCCTATCGCATTGGAGAGGTGATCCAGGGCAATGGTGTTCACTATGTCTGA